In Bernardetia litoralis DSM 6794, the genomic window ATGAAGAAGCTATAAAAAATTATACTATTGCTTTAAACTTTGCTGATTCAAGCCAAACAATAAAAGTAAATCAAGCTATACAACAAATAGAAACTATCATTCCTAAAAAAGAAACCTTCTTCAAATTAGTAGAAAAAGGTGAAAATGCTTTTAAAATAAAAAACTTTGTAGAAGCTTATAATTATTACAAGCAAGCTGATTCAGTAGGTTATAATTCTCATTTAGTCAAAACACATCTTGAAGTTTTGGAGGAATATGTAAAATTAGAAATAAACAAAATGAAGCAACAAACAATTCATTTACTGGAAAAAAACAAAGAAAAACAAGCCTATTCAACTATAACAAAAGCTCTTTTGTTTGCTCCAAGTGATACTTCACTTCTTAGTTTGGAAAAACGAGTAATGCGCCAAATGTTGGGAACAGAAAATAATTAATTCAATGTACTTTTTTTGTAAAATAAAATATTGGGTGGTGTTGCACAAAGTATGATTTTTAGTAAAGCATTTCAGAGTAGCAAAATTATTCAACTAAAAACTACCAGCAATGCCGTTGTTGGTGTTTTAGCGAAGCGACACCAACAACATAAATAACCTATCATACTTTTTACAACACCATCAAATATTGATTACAAAACCTAATGCAACCAAATTTGAATTAATCGAGTCCTAATTAAAAACACTTTATTTCTACTTATTTTTTGTAATTTTACTAGATAATATCTTACTAGATTTTGTTTCAATTTTGACCTTTCTAAATACAGCCATGATGAAAATCAATTTTTTACCTACATTTTTGCTTTATGTTATTTTAATAAATAGTTTCGTTTTATTTTCTTATTCTGATGCTTTTTCGCAACGAAGCTGTCACACTTCAGAAACAGAATACTATCTAAATAATAAAGACAAAATAGCAGGAAGTGAAGCCTTTGAAAAGAAATTGAATGGTTATATTATTCAAAGAAGAGAAGCCCTAAAAAATAATCCATTACTTCATAAAGTTCAAAAAACAGAAGCGACTTACAGAATTCCCATTATCGTTCATGTAGTTCATAATGGAGAAGCAATAGGAGAAGGAAGTAATATTTCGGCTGCACAAATTTATGGACAAATTGAAGTCTTGAATGAAGATTTTAATTTTACAAATCCTGATAAAGATGAAACGCTAGATATTTTTAAAGATGTAGCTGCTAATCCAAGTATTGAATTTGTATTGGCAACCGTCGACCAAAATGGAAATCCTCTTGCAGAAGTAGGAATTCATCGCTCAAAAGGATGTTTAAAACAGTGGGATAGTGCTACTTTTGATACTTATGCAAAACCTGTAACAGTTTGGGATACTAATAATTACTTTAATATTTGGGTAACTAATCTTAGAGTAGGAGCGTATGGATATGCACAATTTCCAATTTTATCTGATTTAGATGGAATAAGAAATGAAAATAAAGCTGCTAATACAGATGGTGTCGTAGTTAATTATAGAAATTTTGGCTCAATAGAAAAAACATCAACTATTCAAGCGCTTATTGAAGCTGCTCCTCTCAACTTAGGACGCACTCTTACTCATGAAGTAGGTCATTTTTTTGGTCTTTTGCATACTTGGGGAGATGAAAATTTAAGTTGTGCAAGTGATGATTTTTGTACAGACACTCCTAATACATCTACTCGTCAGAGAGGTTGTAATCTAAATGAAGATGCTTGTGAAAGTGGTCAAATAGTAATGACACAAAATTTTATGGAATATACAGATGATGCCTGTATGACACTTTTTACAGAAGACCAAACCGAACGCATACAGGCTGTTTTGGCTATTTCGCCTCGTAGAAAAGAACTTTTGACTTCAAAAACTGCTGACCCAATAACAAACAAACTATTTGCTAATTTTTCTTCTAATCAAAGAGTAACTAAGAATGGAAAAATTAAATTTACTAATCAATCTCTAGCAACAGGAAGCAAACAAATTGATACTTATCAATGGACTTTTACAGGTGGAACACCATCAACATCTAATGAACAAAATCCAACAATTACTTACTCACAGGAGGGAAATTTTTCAGCTACTTTGAAGATTTCATCTAATGATGGAACAGAGGATACTAGACAAGTTATAATTGAAGTAATTGATGATAATCTAACAGCCTTAGATGAAACTTTATTAGATTTTGAAGATAGAGATTTTGAAAAAGAAGGCTGGAGTTTTGAAAGAACAGATATTTCAAATTGGCGACTGTTCTCAGATGGAGCATATAGCGCAAGTGATTTTTCTGTTTATTCTCCAAATTATGATTATCGTTCATGTGAATCTGAACTTACTTTTATTTCTCCTTTCATAAGAATACCAACAAGTAATGTTCTTGAAATTAGTTTTGATGTTGCCTATTCTTACGATATAAATCAGCTTTCTGATTCGTTAGAAATCTCATATACAACCGATGGAGGAGATAAATTTGTTCCTATTTGGAAATTAGGAGGAGAAGAACTCAAAACAGCAATTACACAAACAGCTACATTTAATCCGTCGCCTTCGCAATGGAAATCTCATAAATTTTATATAGAGATTGAAGATGACATTAGTTTTATGCAAGTAAAATTTAGAAATATTGGTGCAAATAACAACAACTTATATTTGGATAATTTAGGCATTCGTCAAATAACTAATTTGCAAGCTCCTATTATTGATTTTGATGTCAATTATCCTTTAATTTTACTTTCTGAAACAGCACATTTTTATTCTAAAACAGAATATGGTATAGATTTTAATTGGACAATTAATGGAAATACAAATATTCAAGCAACTGGTAGTACCCCCCAAATATTATTTAATCAAGAAGGAATTTATGATGTTACTTTACAATCTAGCAATCCATTAGATACAAAAGAACAAACTCAAACAAATGCAATTGAAGTGATTAGAGGTAGAAAAATAAATTCTATTGATGAGCAAAATCTATCAAATGAAACTCTGAATGGACAACCTTTGGCTGGGCATGATGGAGAAATTACAGTAAGTAAAGCTGAGTTTTTTAATGATTTTGGGTTTGCAAACAAAATACATGCTGTCGATATTTTCTTTGCTGATGCTGCTCTGAGTAGTTTGAATGAAACTTTTGATGTGGTGATGTGGTCAGTAGATGCTGATGGAAAACCAAATCAAGAATTATATAGACAAGAAGTTTTGTATTCATTAATAAATAGAGATATTTTTGAAAGAAGGCAATTTACAAGAGTTATTTTTGAAGAAGCTCAAGATGTTCCGACTCAGTTTTTTATTAGTGTAGAGTTGGAGTACGAAACTGGAAATACTTTTAGCATTTTTACAGAGAAAAAAGCTGAAGGAAAAGGATGGGAGAAAAAAGCAAATGGTGATTGGCTTTCTTATGCTGCAAATCGTGGTCAAAATTATTCAAATGCTATTTCTGTAATTTTATCACCCGATGAGATTCTAGGAACTGATGATGATGAAAATTTGAGTAATCTAATTAAGTTATATCCAAACCCAAGTCAAGGAAGTTTTAGTTTGGAAACTCAAGATTTAAGAATAGAAACGATTGAAATTTATAATTCTATTGGTCAAATTATTTATCAGAAAAATATCTCAAATACCTTTATTTCTAATTTTGATATTCAATTAAAACAACCTTCAAACGGAATGTATTTAGTCAAGATTCAAACTCAAAAAGGAATCATTACTCAAAAATTAATTATTCAAAACTAAATAGTACTTCTGCTTTGTGTAGAAATTTTGTTAAATAAAAATAAATTTTGTTATTTTGTAGATTATATTACACTTACAAACAGTTCTAAACTTACAGTCATACCGTTATGATGCCTTTTTACGAAAGTCCTGACAAATCCATTACTTCTTTTATTAATAATAAAGAAGAATATATTATTATTAAAATGGAGGGTGATATAAATGACGAAGAATATAAAGAAGTTTTTATGCTTCTTTTAGATCGTGAAAAAACACAAGGTTATACCAAAGTTTTATTTAATCAAGAAAATGTAGGAAATGTTTCATCAAAATCAAGAGCTTGGTTGGTCTTGAAATTTATACCAATGCTACAAAAACAACTAGGAACAAATTTTGAGGTTGCTGTGGTAAAATCTAGTACAACATTTCAACGAATTACTGCACAAGTACTTCTAAAATCAATTATGGCAATTAATAATAAATTCAGAATTGGTTATTTTGAGGATAGAAATACAGCTAAAGAATGGTTAGCTTCTAAAAAGAAATAAAAATTATTCTTTTATAGAAAATTTAAAAACAAAAAAGCATTTTATTCTTATATTTAGAATAGAATGCTTTTTTTATATAATTTATTCAAAATATGATAGCTAATAAACCTGTTCAACATTCCATTTCACTTATTCATTTTACGATAGGAATATTATGTTTGAGTACTTTTGGATTATATTTATCAAGTGAAGCAAAATGGGCTTTATCTTCATTAATTGGAAAAAAAGAATCCTTCTTTATTATTTTACTTGGAATTATTGGTTTATTCTCATTTTTTGGTGCTTTGAGCTGGCAAACTACTGCATCAAAAACTTCCAAAACTATTTCCTATCTTATTTCTTTATTATTTTTGCTAGAATATATAACTATTCTTTTCATATCCTCTAATTCAAAGGAATACGTCATTGGATTACTTCCAACTGTTACTCCTGCTGTTTTTTTATTTTTGGTAGCCTATTCAAAAATAAATCAATTTCAAGAGAATGGAGGTGGAGTTGAGTATAATGACTATTTAGATTCTGATTTTTTGATTAATGAAGAAAAAAAGTATATTCCTACTTTTTTGAAACCTAATCGTATTGTTTCTTTTATTTTGTTTTTATTTTCTGTTTTGCTGTTTCTTGTTTTCACATCTTCTGGCGCACCGTTTTGGACAATTATTATTCCAAGCATATTTTTAGTATTTTGTATTATTCTTTGGTTATTACCTAAAATTGGAAGTTGGATTTTTTCTATTATGAGTATATTGACAAGTATCAGTGTAATAGGTTTGTTTATCTTTTTGATGCTCACTAAGCCCTTTAATGATGGAGTAAATAAAATACACATGATTAGTTTTTTTTCTCTATTAGTTTTGAGTATTGCATCTTTCGGTTGGGGTTTAGCTATGCTACTTTTGAGCAAAGAAGCACAACAAGAATGGAAAAAATAAAGCCAAAAATAAGCAAAACAAAAAACCACTAACAAATAAATGCTAGTGGTTTTGTATATTAAATATTGATTAATCACTAAAAGTTAATAACTAATCACTATTTCTTAATAACGGTAATAAGTTGGCTTATAAGGACCTTCTGGAGTTACACCGATATAATCAGCTTGTTCTTTAGAAAGTTCTTCTAACTCAATTCCTAACTTAGCAAGGTGCAAACGAGCAACTTTTTCATCTAAGTGCATAGGAAGGATATAAACTTCATTTTTGTAAGCATCACGATTTGTATAAAGCTCTAATTGAGCCAATACTTGATTTGTGAATGAACTAGACATTACAAAAGAAGGGTGTCCTGTTGCACAACCTAAGTTTACTAAACGTCCTTCTGCCAAAACAAGAACTTGTTGGTTGTTTTCTAAAGTATATAAATCTACTTGAGGTTTGATTTCTACTTTAGAACTTCCATAAGTTCCGTTAAGCCATGCCATATCGATTTCGTTGTCGAAGTGTCCGATATTACAAACAATAGCTTTATCTTTCATGCTCAAGAAATGCTTGCTTGTTAAGATGTCTTTATTACCTGTTGCAGTAACGATAATATCAGCTTCTTTAACTGCATCAACCATTTTCTTAACTTCAAAGCCGTCCATTGCAGCTTGAAGCGCACAAATTGGATCAACTTCAGTAACAATAACTCTTGCACCAGCACCACGAAGAGAAGCAGCAGAGCCTTTTCCTACATCGCCATAACCACCTACAACAGCTACTTTACCAGCCATCATTACGTCAGTAGCACGACGAATCGCATCTACACAAGACTCACGACAACCATATTTGTTATCAAATTTTGATTTTGTAACTGAATCATTTACGTTGATACAAGGCAATGGAAGTGTTCCATTTTTCAAACGCTCATACAAACGGTGAACACCAGTTGTAGTTTCTTCAGAAATTCCACCAATACCAGCAACTAATTCAGGATAACGATCCAAAACCATGTTAGTAAGGTCTCCACCATCATCAAGAATCATATTTAATGGTTTACGATTTTCGCCTTCTCCAAAGAAAAGAGTTTGTTCGATACACCAGTCAAATTCTTCTTCAGTAAGACCTTTCCATGCAAATACAGGAACACCTGTTGCAGCAATAGCAGCAGCAGCTTGATCTTGTGTAGAGAAAATATTACAAGAAGACCATGTAACCTCTGCACCAAGTGCAGTAAGTGTTTCTATCAAAATAGCCGTTTGGATTGTCATGTGAAGACAACCTGCAATACGTGCGCCTTTGAGTGGTTGAGAAGCTCCGTATTCTTCACGAAGAGCCATCAAACCTGGCATTTCTGCTTCTGCTAATTGCATTTCACGACGACCCCATTCTGCAAGAGTGATGTCTTTTACTTTATAACGAGTGGCTTTAGTTGTTTCTAGCATCTAAAAGAAATAGTTTATTTTTTATTTATGATTTATTTTATTGCTTATCAATCAGTTATGGATAGGTTTTGTTTGATAATTCATTAAAAACAAATTTTATTTCACTATAAAAAAACCTATCTACCTGAAAACAAAGTAGTTACAAACTACGTAAATACTTATGAGAATACAAAATTACTGAGTAAAATTATAGATTCCTAATTTATAAATATCTTGTAAATACTTCGTACAAACTCCATTCCTTCTTATTTATTCTTATTTGAATGAAATAAAAAAAACCTACTAACTTTTGAAGTGTAGTAGGTTTTTCTTGTATAATTTTTATTTTTCTTTCTACAAATTATTATCAATTACTTTTTGTCTTTCCTTTAGTTCTCTTTCTAAAGTAGCTTGTTTGCGCTCTTGTTCTGCTTCTGAAAGTTTATCAGTCGGACATGGATAATCAAACAAACATTTGTCTTTGATTGCTTTTTCTACAATATCAGGAACCATTTCTTCCCAACCATCTTTTCCTGTTTTTATCATTTCTAACACATTATCAGAGAAAATATGTAAATTTTCAGTATTGATATTTTGGATAGTAGCCAATTTTTTAGTTTCTAATAAATGCTTGTACAAAAATGTTTGTTTGGCAGAAACTTCAAAGTTTTCACAACCTAATATTTTATCTGTTCCTGGAATAAGTGACGGATAAACATACATTTTGACATTTGAACCAAATAACTTTCCAAAGGCTTCCAAGATTCCACCATTTAGGTTTGTATAAAATTCCTCTTCAAAAACGTCTGCTAAAGAATAAATTCCTAAAATAATTCCAATCTTTTTGCCACGAGTAAAGAGCGATAAATATTCTACTAAACGATAATACTCTTGATAATTAGAAATAATAACTGTTTTGCCCATCGAACAAAGAATATCTACTCTGTCCAAAAAGTCTTCATCGCTGATTGTTCCTTCTGCACGAAGATTAGCTAATGTCAGTTCTACCAAAACCAAAACATCTTTATTAGCTACATCTTCTTCATGCTTAAACATATCTAAGCCTCTATCCAACATATCTACATTTACGTGTGTAGGTGGACGAAAACGACCACGAAGAGCCAAAATATTTTTCTTATAGAGAGCTTCTGAAGGCTGCAAAACATTACCATTTGCACCAAACATGGCAGCATTACTCATTCCATTTTTTACTAATTTCAGACTCATCAAACGATTATCTACATGTTCGAAGTCTGTACCAGTCATTCTGAACATATCAATTTCTACTCTATCTCTAGAAAGATTGTCCATCAATGAAGTAAGCATCAAATCAGGATTATGAGAATGATAAAAACAAGCATACATC contains:
- a CDS encoding PKD domain-containing protein, with translation MMKINFLPTFLLYVILINSFVLFSYSDAFSQRSCHTSETEYYLNNKDKIAGSEAFEKKLNGYIIQRREALKNNPLLHKVQKTEATYRIPIIVHVVHNGEAIGEGSNISAAQIYGQIEVLNEDFNFTNPDKDETLDIFKDVAANPSIEFVLATVDQNGNPLAEVGIHRSKGCLKQWDSATFDTYAKPVTVWDTNNYFNIWVTNLRVGAYGYAQFPILSDLDGIRNENKAANTDGVVVNYRNFGSIEKTSTIQALIEAAPLNLGRTLTHEVGHFFGLLHTWGDENLSCASDDFCTDTPNTSTRQRGCNLNEDACESGQIVMTQNFMEYTDDACMTLFTEDQTERIQAVLAISPRRKELLTSKTADPITNKLFANFSSNQRVTKNGKIKFTNQSLATGSKQIDTYQWTFTGGTPSTSNEQNPTITYSQEGNFSATLKISSNDGTEDTRQVIIEVIDDNLTALDETLLDFEDRDFEKEGWSFERTDISNWRLFSDGAYSASDFSVYSPNYDYRSCESELTFISPFIRIPTSNVLEISFDVAYSYDINQLSDSLEISYTTDGGDKFVPIWKLGGEELKTAITQTATFNPSPSQWKSHKFYIEIEDDISFMQVKFRNIGANNNNLYLDNLGIRQITNLQAPIIDFDVNYPLILLSETAHFYSKTEYGIDFNWTINGNTNIQATGSTPQILFNQEGIYDVTLQSSNPLDTKEQTQTNAIEVIRGRKINSIDEQNLSNETLNGQPLAGHDGEITVSKAEFFNDFGFANKIHAVDIFFADAALSSLNETFDVVMWSVDADGKPNQELYRQEVLYSLINRDIFERRQFTRVIFEEAQDVPTQFFISVELEYETGNTFSIFTEKKAEGKGWEKKANGDWLSYAANRGQNYSNAISVILSPDEILGTDDDENLSNLIKLYPNPSQGSFSLETQDLRIETIEIYNSIGQIIYQKNISNTFISNFDIQLKQPSNGMYLVKIQTQKGIITQKLIIQN
- a CDS encoding STAS/SEC14 domain-containing protein; the encoded protein is MMPFYESPDKSITSFINNKEEYIIIKMEGDINDEEYKEVFMLLLDREKTQGYTKVLFNQENVGNVSSKSRAWLVLKFIPMLQKQLGTNFEVAVVKSSTTFQRITAQVLLKSIMAINNKFRIGYFEDRNTAKEWLASKKK
- the ahcY gene encoding adenosylhomocysteinase, with protein sequence MLETTKATRYKVKDITLAEWGRREMQLAEAEMPGLMALREEYGASQPLKGARIAGCLHMTIQTAILIETLTALGAEVTWSSCNIFSTQDQAAAAIAATGVPVFAWKGLTEEEFDWCIEQTLFFGEGENRKPLNMILDDGGDLTNMVLDRYPELVAGIGGISEETTTGVHRLYERLKNGTLPLPCINVNDSVTKSKFDNKYGCRESCVDAIRRATDVMMAGKVAVVGGYGDVGKGSAASLRGAGARVIVTEVDPICALQAAMDGFEVKKMVDAVKEADIIVTATGNKDILTSKHFLSMKDKAIVCNIGHFDNEIDMAWLNGTYGSSKVEIKPQVDLYTLENNQQVLVLAEGRLVNLGCATGHPSFVMSSSFTNQVLAQLELYTNRDAYKNEVYILPMHLDEKVARLHLAKLGIELEELSKEQADYIGVTPEGPYKPTYYRY